One window from the genome of Desulforamulus ruminis DSM 2154 encodes:
- the pstA gene encoding phosphate ABC transporter permease PstA, with protein sequence MQKVRSAVYLEEKIARICLWASVMITVGALMAIIFHILQHGLAHVNWSFLTEHPERMGKEGGIFPAIVSTVYLIGISLAIATPIGIMAAIQLTEYTKKGPLVKVIRFATETLAGIPSIIFGLFGFAFLVLFMGFSWSLLSGGLTLAFMVLPTIVRTSEEAIKSVPASYREGSMALGATKWQTVWKIVLPSALPGIVTGVILSIGRVVGETAAVILTAGSSLNVPTSIMDPGRSMSVHLYILAMEGISMEKAYATATVLIILIFIINMLATRIMKKMSSNLAA encoded by the coding sequence ATGCAAAAAGTTCGGTCAGCGGTATATCTGGAAGAAAAGATTGCCCGCATATGTCTATGGGCGTCTGTTATGATCACGGTTGGAGCCCTTATGGCCATTATTTTTCATATTTTACAGCACGGTCTGGCGCACGTTAACTGGTCCTTTCTAACAGAACATCCGGAGCGTATGGGAAAGGAAGGGGGAATTTTCCCTGCCATTGTCAGCACGGTATATTTAATCGGCATCTCCCTGGCCATCGCCACGCCCATCGGTATTATGGCCGCCATTCAACTGACGGAATATACTAAAAAAGGCCCCTTGGTCAAGGTGATCCGTTTTGCCACCGAGACCCTGGCAGGAATTCCTTCTATTATTTTTGGATTATTTGGTTTTGCTTTTTTGGTTTTGTTTATGGGATTTTCCTGGTCTCTGTTGTCAGGGGGGCTTACGCTTGCTTTCATGGTTCTTCCCACCATCGTTCGCACCAGTGAAGAGGCCATTAAAAGCGTTCCTGCCAGTTACCGGGAAGGAAGTATGGCTTTAGGGGCTACCAAATGGCAGACCGTTTGGAAGATTGTACTGCCCTCGGCTTTGCCCGGTATTGTTACCGGAGTAATCCTCAGTATTGGCAGGGTGGTTGGTGAAACCGCTGCGGTTATTTTAACGGCCGGCAGTTCCCTGAATGTGCCCACATCCATTATGGACCCCGGGCGAAGCATGTCCGTTCACCTGTATATCCTGGCCATGGAGGGAATATCTATGGAAAAGGCCTATGCCACAGCTACGGTGTTAATTATTTTAATCTTTATCATTAATATGCTGGCTACCCGAATCATGAAAAAAATGAGTTCAAATCTGGCTGCCTAA
- the pstC gene encoding phosphate ABC transporter permease subunit PstC, with protein MKKIHEAIIEKFLLISAVVAVLVVLLITYFIFADGFPVMQKYGLTHFIANSDWHPLDKHFGLLSMIVGSFLVTFGALLLGVPLSVGCAIFLAEIAPKGVTRIVRPAIELLAGIPSVVYGFYGLIILVPLIREIFGGRGFSILGGSIVLAIMILPTVINISEDAIRAVPREYKEGSLALGATHWQTIKKVIVPSARSGILTAIVLGMGRAIGETMAVIMVVGNVASLPKGILEPVRTLTGNIAIEMGYAAGEHSQALFATGIVLFVIIMILNFMVMLVPKRIGE; from the coding sequence TTACTGATCAGCGCGGTTGTTGCCGTTTTAGTAGTGTTGCTGATTACCTACTTCATTTTTGCCGACGGATTTCCTGTAATGCAAAAATATGGTCTTACCCATTTTATTGCCAACAGTGATTGGCATCCTTTGGACAAACATTTCGGCCTGCTGTCTATGATTGTGGGTTCCTTCCTGGTCACTTTCGGAGCGCTTCTTTTGGGCGTGCCGCTAAGTGTAGGCTGTGCCATTTTCCTGGCGGAAATTGCTCCCAAGGGGGTTACCCGGATTGTCCGACCGGCCATTGAGCTGCTGGCAGGCATTCCGTCCGTGGTCTATGGATTTTACGGTTTGATCATCCTGGTTCCTTTAATTCGAGAAATATTCGGGGGCAGGGGTTTCAGCATATTAGGCGGTTCCATCGTTTTAGCCATTATGATTCTGCCAACGGTGATTAATATATCGGAAGACGCCATCAGGGCCGTACCCCGGGAATATAAGGAAGGTTCCCTGGCCCTGGGCGCTACCCACTGGCAAACCATAAAAAAAGTGATCGTACCCAGTGCCCGTTCAGGTATTCTTACAGCCATTGTGCTGGGGATGGGACGGGCCATCGGTGAAACCATGGCGGTTATCATGGTAGTGGGCAATGTTGCTTCTCTGCCCAAAGGCATCCTTGAACCGGTTAGAACTTTAACCGGCAACATCGCCATTGAAATGGGTTATGCTGCCGGGGAACATTCTCAGGCTTTGTTTGCCACCGGGATTGTATTATTTGTGATTATTATGATTTTAAACTTTATGGTGATGCTGGTACCTAAAAGGATCGGTGAATAA